In the genome of Lacerta agilis isolate rLacAgi1 chromosome 2, rLacAgi1.pri, whole genome shotgun sequence, one region contains:
- the LRRC59 gene encoding leucine-rich repeat-containing protein 59: protein MAKSGGKGVNLKDKLEGNELDLSLCDLNEVPVKELAGLSKATILDLSCNNLTTLPSEFCSLTHLVKLDLSKNQLQQLPSDFGRLVNLQHLDLLNNRLVTLPVSFAQLKNLKWLDLKDNPLEAALAKVAGDCLDEKQCKQAATRVLQHMSAIQSELDREKQRKLQAERELEKKREAQQRVREAQERELRKREKAEEKERRRREYDAMRAVKQEMATQSRKEKDENPKASLSYPSHPPQHKRSWSRVLLKMLLFLLLGALSTLAVCKVTELQHQPICVRVNMLYEEALSLLQSREILRNVLQPNTQQS, encoded by the exons ATGGCAAAATCTGGAGGAAAAGGAGTGAATCTAAAAGACAAACTGGAGGGCAATGAGTTGGACTTGAGCTTGTGTGACCTGAATGAGGTGCCAGTGAAAGAACTG GCAGGGCTTTCAAAGGCTACCATTTTAGATTTGTCCTGCAACAACCTTACTACTTTGCCA TCAGAATTCTGCAGCTTGACCCACCTGGTGAAATTGGACCTTAGTAAAAACCAGCTTCAGCAACTGCCTTCGGACTTTGGTCGCTTGGTCAACTTGCAACACCTGGACCTCCTGAACAATCGATTAGTTAccttgccagtcagttttgcacaACTCAAG AACCTGAAGTGGCTGGATCTGAAGGACAACCCTCTGGAGGCTGCCCTGGCGAAGGTAGCTGGAGATTGCTTGGATGAAAAGCAATGTAAACAGGCTGCCACCCGG GTACTCCAGCATATGAGTGCCATACAATCTGAGCTGGATCGTGAGAAGCAACGAAAACTACAGGCAGAGCGAG AGCTGGAGAAGAAGCGTGAAGCGCAGCAGCGAGTGAGGGAAGCCCAAGAGAGGGAACTCCGGAAGCGGGAAAAGGCTGAAGAGAAAGAACGGCGAAGGCGGGAGTATGATGCTATGAGAGCGGTAAAGCAGGAAATGGCAACACAATCAAGGAAAGAAAAAGACGAGAATCCAa AGGCCTCGCTTTCCtatccatcccacccaccccaacacaaACGTTCCTGGTCCAGAGTTCTATTGAAGAtgctgctgttcctgctgctTGGTGCCCTCAGTACTCTGGCTGTCTGTAAGGTTACAGAGCTGCAGCACCAGCCCATATGCGTCCGTGTGAACATGCTCTATGAGGAGGCACTGTCCCTTTTGCAAAGCCGTGAAATCCTTCGGAACGTACTGCAGCCGAACACGCAGCAGTCCTGA